Sequence from the Abditibacteriaceae bacterium genome:
ATATTCAGCAAAACCGCGCCACCGAAAACGTGCGACGCCAGTTTAAGACGCGAAATTGTTGGGCCGTTCGCATCGCGCACATCGCGCAGCAGGTTGACGAAAACCAGCGGTGCAAAGAGAAAATACGCCGTCCACTGGATTGTTTCGGCAATGGCTTCTTTGCCTTCTTTTGCCAACAGCGCTTTGATCATCGCTTTTGGCCCGCTCGCTTCGGACAGCGCGGAGGAAACGGCTTCGACCACTGTCGGAGAATGAATCGCCGAGAGAATCAGGCAAAAGACGAGGGCAAAGCACGCAAACGGCGGCAACCAGACGCGGCCCCACGCGCGCAGCATCGTTGTGCGCAAGCAAAACCATGTGAAGGCAAGGAGCAGCGCGATGTCGGGAAGTGCAATCGCCAGTCGCTTGGTGGCGAATTTCTCGGTCGCATAAGTGTCGCGGCCCAGCATCGCCAGATCGAATTGCGAGCACATCGCGAGTAGCAAAAGAGCGAGAACAATACTATCGAGAAGGGCAGGGAATGAACGATTTTTCATAGGAAAAGGTACGGTCGGAATCGACCGCACTTGAGGATTATTCTTCGTCGGCTTCTTCGACCGGCGCAGCGAAATAGTGACGCGCCCACAGCGCCAGAAGCAGCGCTGGTAAAACTTTGAGTAATCCGTCGCGTACGCGAGCGTCACCCGCTGCAACACCGCACAGCGTTGCGACTGCGCCGTACTCGATGAGTTGCAAAAGCGTATGAACAAGCGGCACCGGATTGAGCGGCGCATCGACTTCGCCGATTTGGTAAAAGCGCGCCAGAAACAAAAACGTGCCCAGAACGAAAATGCCGAGAACGAGAAACGCGCCCAGCGCAGCGCGCGTGAAACTCGACAAGGTTCGTCGGTTCATTGCCGCCGCCGTCAGCGCGCCGATTACGGCGATGCGTGCTGCGTAAGAAATAGGAAACGAAGAATCGGGCAGGGCAACGAAATGGAGCGCCCAGCCTTCGCTTGGCCCGCCACGCCGCGCGACGGCGTAAATAATAAACCACGCGGCGGCAAGCGTGAACGTCGCGGCGTCGGCGTTTTGAAAGTGGCGGCGCAACGGCGTCCAGCCGCAAACGGCGGCGCAAATCGCGAGAAACAAAAGTGTAATTTTGTCGGCGGGCGAAGCCGTGTCGCCGACACGCAGCGGGTCGAAGGCGAGAAGCGCCAGCAAAAGCAGTGTCCCGGCAGCGATAATCGAACCGGCAGACACTTTCGGGCGCGCGACTGGAATTGCAGAAGTTTCAGAAGTTTGAGTCATGGGAAATCGGCGCAAGTTTAGTCGCGTTTTACGATGCGCGTTTGAGGCTCTCCAAATCGGTGGCGATGTCAGCCAGAATACTGAAAAGCGAGGCGAACAACAGCGATGGAATCGGTAAAACAAGAATCGGCCATGGCAAATCTTGAGATGTGAATACCAGGAGAACTGAAGCCCCAAGACTTAAGAACGCTACAGTCTGCAAATTCTGGGCGATGCGGCGCGCTTTCGAGGAAGTCGATTTCATGCGCGAAAGTATGCCGTTTCTAACCTTTTAGAAAGATGGAGTACAGTCGAATTCGACCGTACCCGTCGCGCAGGGTTTTGCGCTTCATCTAAACTGCGCGCGTTATGCTCAAAGGCTTTTTTCAAAAAATCAACGCGGTCGTATCGGGCCGCAAGCTCGACGACGCAATGCTCGACGACCTCGAAGAGCAGCTTATTCTCGCGGATGTTTCGCTCGAAACCGCCGAACATCTCATTGAAGGCTTGCGCAAAGCGGCGCGGCGCGGCGATGTTCCAACCGACGATGACGTCATCGAAGCGCTGCAAGACGGCGTTGCCGATTTGCTGGGTAGCCGAGACCGACCGTTGCGTTTCGCCGCCGAAGGCCCGACGGTTTGGTTGTTCGTTGGCGTGAACGGCGTGGGCAAAACGACAACAATTGGCAAGCTCGCGTACAAATACGAACGCGCCGGACGCACACCGATTTTGGCCGCATGCGATACATTCCGTGCCGCGGCAACCGAACAGTTGAAAATCTGGGGCGAACGCTCGAACAGCCCGGTGATTGCGGGCGGACAGGGCGCAGACCCGGCAGCCGTCGCATACGACGCACTTGCGGCGACCAAGGCGCGAGGCCGCGACTTGTTGATGATCGACACCGCAGGCCGCCTGCACAACAAGAACAACCTGATGAACGAGCTGAGCAAAATCGCGCGCGTTTCCGAGCGCGAACTGGGCAAGCCCCCCGAAGAAACACTGCTCGTTCTCGATGCCTCGACTGGCCAAAACGGACTCACTCAGGCCAAGGCGTTCGCTG
This genomic interval carries:
- the ftsY gene encoding signal recognition particle-docking protein FtsY, giving the protein MLKGFFQKINAVVSGRKLDDAMLDDLEEQLILADVSLETAEHLIEGLRKAARRGDVPTDDDVIEALQDGVADLLGSRDRPLRFAAEGPTVWLFVGVNGVGKTTTIGKLAYKYERAGRTPILAACDTFRAAATEQLKIWGERSNSPVIAGGQGADPAAVAYDALAATKARGRDLLMIDTAGRLHNKNNLMNELSKIARVSERELGKPPEETLLVLDASTGQNGLTQAKAFAESAPLTGLVLTKWDGTAKGGVILSVARETGVPVKLIGIGEKAEDLIEFSPSKFAQEMFS